Proteins encoded by one window of Flagellimonas lutaonensis:
- the rpmC gene encoding 50S ribosomal protein L29, with the protein MKQAEIKELSVEELQQKLAELKKEYADLKMAHTVTPLENPLQIRKTRRTVARLATELTKRELQ; encoded by the coding sequence ATGAAACAAGCTGAAATAAAAGAATTATCGGTGGAAGAACTTCAGCAGAAATTGGCTGAGTTGAAAAAAGAATATGCCGATTTGAAAATGGCACACACTGTGACACCATTGGAAAATCCGTTGCAGATCAGAAAAACAAGAAGAACGGTGGCGAGGTTGGCGACTGAATTAACAAAAAGGGAATTACAATAA
- the rplP gene encoding 50S ribosomal protein L16, with translation MLQPKRTKFRKAQKGRMKGISQRGHQLSNGMFGIKSLDSHFITSRQIEAARIAATRYMKRQGQLWIKIFPDKPITKKPLEVRMGKGKGAPEYWVAVVKPGRIMFEVAGVPMDVAKEALRLAAQKLPVKTKFIVARDYAG, from the coding sequence ATGTTACAGCCGAAAAGAACAAAATTTCGTAAGGCCCAGAAGGGTAGAATGAAAGGCATTTCGCAACGAGGTCACCAACTCTCGAACGGAATGTTCGGTATCAAATCGCTTGATTCCCATTTCATTACGTCTCGTCAGATCGAGGCGGCTCGTATCGCTGCTACCCGTTATATGAAGAGGCAAGGGCAATTGTGGATCAAGATTTTTCCAGACAAACCCATAACCAAGAAGCCCTTGGAGGTTCGTATGGGTAAGGGTAAGGGTGCCCCGGAATACTGGGTGGCCGTTGTAAAGCCTGGAAGAATCATGTTCGAAGTGGCTGGTGTACCAATGGATGTTGCCAAAGAAGCACTTCGTTTGGCCGCCCAAAAGCTTCCTGTGAAAACAAAATTTATAGTAGCCAGAGATTACGCTGGGTAG
- the rpsC gene encoding 30S ribosomal protein S3 → MGQKTNPIGNRLGIIRGWESNWYGGNDYGDKLAEDDKIRKYINARLAKASVSRVIIERTLKLITITITTARPGIIIGKGGQEVDKLKEELKKITNKEVQINIHEIKRPELDANLVAASIARQIESRISYRRAIKMAIAAAMRMNAEGIKIQISGRLNGAEMARSESYKDGRIPLSTFRADIDYALAEAHTTYGRLGIKVWIMKGEVYGKRELSPLVGLSKGQGKGGKQDGAKRQRRRK, encoded by the coding sequence ATGGGACAAAAAACCAATCCGATAGGAAATCGTTTAGGAATTATCAGGGGATGGGAATCCAACTGGTATGGAGGCAACGATTATGGAGACAAATTGGCCGAGGATGACAAAATAAGAAAGTACATCAACGCTCGATTGGCCAAGGCTAGTGTTTCTCGTGTAATTATTGAGAGAACCCTTAAACTGATCACCATTACCATTACCACGGCAAGGCCCGGTATCATTATCGGTAAGGGCGGTCAAGAAGTGGACAAGTTGAAGGAGGAGTTGAAGAAGATCACCAATAAAGAGGTGCAGATCAACATCCACGAAATAAAGCGGCCTGAGTTGGATGCCAATTTGGTGGCAGCCAGTATCGCCCGTCAGATTGAGAGCCGAATCTCGTACAGAAGGGCCATTAAAATGGCCATCGCGGCAGCCATGAGAATGAATGCCGAAGGTATCAAAATCCAGATTTCGGGTCGTTTGAACGGTGCTGAGATGGCACGTTCAGAGTCGTACAAAGATGGTAGAATACCCTTGTCGACTTTTAGGGCCGATATTGACTATGCTTTGGCCGAGGCCCACACCACCTACGGTAGGTTGGGCATCAAGGTATGGATAATGAAAGGTGAAGTCTATGGCAAAAGAGAACTGTCACCTTTGGTAGGGCTATCAAAAGGACAAGGTAAGGGAGGTAAGCAAGATGGAGCCAAAAGGCAACGTCGTAGAAAGTAA
- the rplV gene encoding 50S ribosomal protein L22, protein MGVRKREMAERLKAEKKNLAFAKLNNCPTSPRKMRLVADLIRGKKIEMALAILRFNQKEASRRLEKLLMSAIANWEAKNEDANIEDADLFIKEIRVDGGTMLKRLRPAPQGRAHRIRKRSNHVTLVLGSNNNVES, encoded by the coding sequence ATGGGAGTTCGAAAAAGAGAAATGGCTGAAAGATTGAAGGCAGAAAAGAAAAATTTGGCTTTTGCCAAGTTGAACAACTGTCCAACGTCTCCCCGAAAAATGCGTTTGGTGGCTGATTTGATCAGGGGCAAAAAAATTGAGATGGCATTGGCCATTCTTCGATTCAACCAGAAAGAGGCATCAAGAAGGCTTGAAAAGCTTTTGATGTCTGCTATCGCCAATTGGGAAGCCAAGAACGAAGATGCCAACATCGAAGACGCCGACCTATTCATCAAAGAGATTCGGGTCGACGGTGGTACAATGCTGAAAAGATTGAGACCTGCGCCACAAGGCCGGGCCCACAGAATAAGAAAACGCTCAAACCACGTGACGTTGGTCTTGGGTTCTAACAATAATGTAGAAAGCTAG
- the rpsS gene encoding 30S ribosomal protein S19, which produces MARSLKKGPYVHHSLEKKVQQNIESGKKTVIKTWSRASMITPDFVGQTIAVHNGRQFVPVYVTENMVGHKLGEFSPTRSFRGHAGAKNKGKK; this is translated from the coding sequence ATGGCACGTTCATTAAAAAAGGGACCATACGTTCACCACAGTTTAGAGAAGAAAGTCCAACAGAACATTGAGTCGGGCAAAAAGACCGTCATCAAAACCTGGTCAAGGGCTTCAATGATAACCCCCGATTTCGTGGGCCAGACAATTGCGGTGCACAATGGCCGTCAGTTTGTTCCTGTCTATGTGACCGAGAACATGGTGGGCCATAAATTGGGCGAATTTTCGCCAACACGCTCTTTTAGGGGGCATGCTGGTGCTAAAAACAAAGGAAAAAAGTAA
- the rplB gene encoding 50S ribosomal protein L2, producing MSVRKLKPITPGQRFRVVNGFDAITADKPEKSLLAPLKKTGGRNSQGKMTMRHRGGGHKRRYRIIDFKRDKQGIEAEVKSIQYDPNRTAFIALVEYKDGEKRYIVAQNGLQVGQKVMAGEKATPEIGNAMPLSQVPLGTIISCIELRPGQGAVMARSAGTFAQLMAKDGKFVTVKLPSGETRMILATCMATVGAVSNSDHQLLVSGKAGRSRWLGRRPRTRPVAMNPVDHPMGGGEGRASGGHPRSRNGIPAKGFRTRSKTKDSNRYIVERRKK from the coding sequence ATGTCAGTTAGAAAATTAAAACCCATAACCCCTGGTCAGCGTTTTAGAGTAGTAAACGGATTTGACGCGATTACTGCTGATAAGCCGGAGAAGAGCTTGCTCGCTCCGTTAAAAAAGACAGGGGGTCGAAACAGTCAAGGTAAGATGACCATGCGCCATAGAGGTGGCGGTCACAAAAGAAGGTATCGTATCATCGATTTCAAGCGTGACAAGCAAGGCATTGAGGCCGAGGTAAAATCGATACAGTACGATCCCAATAGAACTGCGTTCATTGCATTGGTCGAGTATAAAGACGGCGAAAAGCGGTACATCGTTGCCCAAAACGGTCTTCAAGTAGGCCAAAAGGTAATGGCCGGCGAAAAGGCCACGCCAGAAATTGGCAATGCCATGCCGTTGAGCCAGGTTCCACTGGGCACCATCATATCTTGTATAGAGCTACGCCCGGGTCAAGGTGCGGTCATGGCCAGAAGTGCTGGTACCTTTGCACAACTTATGGCGAAAGACGGCAAGTTTGTGACCGTTAAACTACCGTCGGGCGAGACCCGAATGATACTGGCCACTTGTATGGCTACCGTTGGTGCCGTATCAAACTCAGACCACCAATTGTTGGTTTCTGGTAAGGCAGGTCGCAGCAGATGGTTGGGCAGGCGCCCAAGAACAAGGCCAGTGGCCATGAACCCCGTCGATCACCCAATGGGTGGTGGTGAAGGACGCGCCTCTGGTGGTCACCCAAGATCAAGAAACGGAATTCCGGCCAAAGGCTTCAGAACCCGTTCGAAGACCAAAGACAGCAATAGATATATCGTAGAACGTAGAAAGAAATAA
- the rplW gene encoding 50S ribosomal protein L23 encodes MSVLIRPIITEKMTADSELFNRYGFYVDPQANKLQIKEAVEATYGVSVEKVRTMNYGPKRRTRYTKTGIQHGKTNAMKKAIVDVAEGDIIDFYSNI; translated from the coding sequence ATGAGTGTGTTAATAAGACCCATCATAACCGAAAAAATGACTGCTGACAGCGAACTTTTTAATCGCTATGGTTTCTATGTTGACCCGCAGGCCAACAAGTTGCAGATAAAAGAAGCGGTCGAGGCTACCTATGGTGTTTCTGTTGAAAAGGTGCGAACCATGAATTACGGGCCCAAAAGAAGAACACGGTACACAAAAACGGGTATCCAACATGGCAAGACAAATGCCATGAAAAAAGCCATTGTTGATGTGGCAGAAGGTGATATCATAGATTTTTATAGTAACATATAA
- the rplD gene encoding 50S ribosomal protein L4 codes for MKVAVLDIKGKETGRKVDLSDDVFAIEPNEHAIYLDVKQYLAHQRQGTHKSKERAEIAGSTRKIKKQKGTGTARAGSIKSPIFKGGGRIFGPRPRSYGQKLNKNVKRLARKSALSLKSRQKELLVVEDFNLETPKTKDFVQILKSLGLENKKSLIVLGGTNNNVYLSSRNFERSEVVTSSELNTYKILNANSLVLVESAVEGIQSNLSK; via the coding sequence ATGAAGGTAGCAGTATTAGACATCAAGGGAAAAGAAACCGGTAGAAAGGTAGACCTTTCTGACGACGTTTTCGCCATAGAGCCCAACGAGCATGCCATTTATTTGGATGTGAAGCAATATTTGGCCCACCAAAGGCAGGGTACGCACAAATCGAAAGAGCGTGCCGAAATTGCCGGAAGTACTAGAAAGATCAAGAAACAAAAAGGTACCGGTACCGCTAGGGCCGGTAGCATAAAGTCTCCCATTTTTAAGGGCGGTGGGCGTATCTTCGGTCCAAGGCCGCGCAGTTACGGTCAAAAGCTGAATAAGAATGTGAAGCGATTGGCAAGAAAATCTGCCTTGAGCCTCAAGTCTAGGCAAAAAGAGCTTTTGGTGGTCGAAGACTTTAATCTTGAAACCCCAAAAACCAAAGATTTTGTTCAGATTTTAAAGTCCTTGGGGCTAGAAAACAAAAAGTCTTTGATCGTATTGGGCGGTACGAATAATAACGTATATTTGTCGTCGCGTAATTTCGAGCGTTCTGAGGTTGTAACAAGCTCAGAATTAAATACTTACAAGATTTTGAATGCAAACAGTCTTGTATTGGTTGAAAGCGCGGTAGAAGGAATTCAGTCGAACCTAAGTAAATAG
- the rplC gene encoding 50S ribosomal protein L3 translates to MSGLIGRKIGMTSIFDENGKNIPCTVIEAGPCVVTQVRTEEVDGYSALQLGFDDKAEKRANKAEMGHFKKAGASPKKKVVEFRGFEGEYKLGDTVSVDIFDEDEFVDVVGTSKGKGFQGVVKRHGFAGVGQATHGQHNRLRAPGSIGAGSDPSRVFKGMRMAGRMGNERVTVQNLRVLKVVPEKNLLVVKGCVPGHKNSYVTIQRWQ, encoded by the coding sequence ATGTCTGGGTTAATAGGAAGAAAAATCGGCATGACCAGCATTTTTGACGAGAACGGAAAGAACATTCCGTGTACCGTCATAGAAGCTGGCCCATGCGTGGTTACCCAAGTCAGAACCGAAGAGGTAGACGGGTACAGTGCCCTTCAGCTCGGTTTCGATGACAAGGCAGAAAAACGTGCTAACAAGGCCGAGATGGGCCATTTTAAAAAGGCAGGTGCTTCGCCCAAAAAGAAAGTCGTTGAATTCCGAGGTTTTGAAGGTGAATATAAGTTGGGCGATACTGTGAGTGTCGACATTTTTGATGAAGACGAATTTGTCGACGTGGTCGGCACTTCAAAAGGAAAGGGCTTTCAAGGGGTTGTCAAAAGGCACGGTTTTGCCGGTGTCGGGCAGGCTACCCACGGTCAGCACAACCGTTTGCGTGCGCCCGGTTCCATCGGTGCAGGTTCTGATCCATCAAGAGTTTTCAAAGGGATGAGAATGGCAGGCCGAATGGGCAACGAAAGAGTTACCGTACAGAACCTTAGGGTACTTAAAGTGGTTCCTGAAAAAAATCTTTTGGTTGTAAAAGGTTGTGTGCCGGGCCATAAAAATTCATATGTAACTATTCAAAGGTGGCAATAA
- the rpsJ gene encoding 30S ribosomal protein S10: protein MSQKIRIKLKSYDHNLVDKSAEKIVKTVKTTGAVVTGPIPLPTHKKIFTVLRSPHVNKKSREQFQLSSYKRLLDIYSSSSKTIDALMKLELPSGVEVEIKV from the coding sequence ATGAGCCAAAAGATTAGAATAAAACTGAAGTCGTACGACCACAACTTGGTAGACAAGTCTGCTGAAAAAATCGTGAAGACGGTAAAAACAACGGGTGCTGTGGTAACGGGTCCGATTCCATTGCCGACGCACAAGAAAATTTTCACAGTTTTGCGTTCACCCCACGTGAACAAAAAATCAAGAGAGCAATTTCAACTAAGTTCCTACAAGCGATTGTTGGATATATATAGCTCGTCTTCAAAAACCATCGATGCTTTGATGAAATTAGAGCTTCCAAGTGGTGTAGAAGTCGAGATAAAAGTGTAA
- the fusA gene encoding elongation factor G: protein MARDLSYTRNIGIAAHIDAGKTTTTERILFYTGVSHKIGEVHDGAATMDWMEQEQERGITITSAATTCTWNFPTQNGQLTNDSKPYHFNIIDTPGHVDFTVEVNRSLRVLDGLVFLFSAVDGVEPQSETNWRLADNYKVPRMGFVNKMDRQGSNFLAVCQQVKDMLKSNAVPIVLPIGDEADFKGIVDLVKNRAIVWHEENYGSTFDVIDIPADMQDEVKKYRANLIEAVAEYDENLMEKFFEDEDSITEDEIHAALRAAVMDMSIIPMICGSAFKNKGVQFLLDAVCRYLPSPLDKDAIVGTHPSTGEEIARKPDPKEPFAALAFKIATDPFVGRLAFFRAYSGKLDAGSYVLNNRTGNKERISRIYQMHSNKQNAIDSISAGDIGAAVGFKDIKTGDTLSDEKHPIVLESMIFPDPVIGIAVEPKTKADVDKLGMALSKLAEEDPTFQVKTDEASGQTIISGMGELHLDIIVDRLKREFKVEVNQGQPQVEYKEAITTAADHREVYKKQTGGRGKFADIVFTMEPAEEGKQGLEFVNEIKGGNIPKEYIPSVEKGFKEAMKNGPLAGFEMDSMKVTLKDGSFHPVDSDSLSFELAAKLGYKEAAKKARAVLMEPIMKLEVLTPEENMGDIVGDLNRRRGQVNNMDDRAGSKVIKAEVPLAEMFGYVTSLRTLSSGRATSTMEFSHYAETPPNIAEEVIKAAKGVTTV from the coding sequence ATGGCAAGAGATTTAAGTTATACAAGAAATATAGGCATTGCGGCCCACATTGATGCTGGTAAGACCACCACTACAGAACGTATACTTTTCTATACAGGGGTCAGCCACAAAATTGGTGAGGTGCACGATGGTGCTGCTACAATGGACTGGATGGAGCAAGAGCAAGAGCGCGGTATTACCATTACCTCTGCGGCAACCACCTGTACCTGGAACTTTCCTACCCAGAACGGGCAGCTCACAAACGATTCAAAACCATACCACTTCAATATAATCGACACCCCCGGCCACGTTGACTTTACCGTAGAGGTAAACCGTTCACTAAGGGTGTTGGACGGATTGGTGTTTCTTTTCAGCGCCGTTGATGGCGTAGAGCCCCAATCAGAGACCAACTGGCGCTTGGCTGATAACTACAAGGTGCCAAGAATGGGCTTTGTAAACAAAATGGATCGCCAAGGTTCCAACTTTTTGGCCGTTTGCCAGCAGGTAAAAGATATGTTGAAGTCAAATGCAGTTCCAATCGTCTTGCCAATTGGTGATGAGGCTGATTTTAAAGGGATTGTTGATTTGGTGAAGAACAGGGCCATCGTATGGCACGAAGAGAACTATGGTTCTACCTTCGACGTAATCGATATTCCTGCCGATATGCAAGATGAGGTAAAGAAATATCGTGCGAACCTTATCGAGGCTGTTGCCGAATATGATGAAAACCTGATGGAGAAGTTCTTCGAAGATGAAGACTCCATCACAGAAGATGAAATCCACGCTGCGCTTCGTGCCGCTGTAATGGATATGAGCATCATACCCATGATCTGTGGTTCTGCCTTCAAGAACAAGGGCGTGCAGTTTTTGTTGGATGCCGTGTGCAGGTACTTGCCATCGCCATTGGACAAAGATGCGATTGTTGGAACGCACCCTTCTACCGGAGAGGAAATCGCAAGAAAACCTGATCCAAAAGAACCATTTGCAGCCTTGGCCTTTAAGATTGCCACTGACCCATTCGTTGGTAGATTGGCATTTTTCCGGGCATATTCAGGTAAGCTTGACGCCGGTTCGTATGTATTGAACAACCGAACAGGCAACAAAGAGCGTATCTCTAGAATTTATCAGATGCATTCGAACAAGCAGAATGCCATTGACTCTATTTCTGCTGGAGACATCGGTGCTGCGGTTGGTTTTAAAGACATCAAAACAGGGGATACCCTTTCTGATGAAAAGCATCCGATTGTTTTGGAAAGTATGATTTTCCCTGATCCGGTAATCGGTATCGCTGTTGAGCCCAAGACCAAGGCGGATGTCGATAAATTGGGTATGGCCCTTTCAAAATTGGCCGAAGAGGATCCAACCTTCCAAGTGAAGACTGATGAAGCATCGGGCCAGACCATTATTTCCGGTATGGGCGAGCTTCACCTCGATATTATCGTTGACCGTTTGAAGCGTGAGTTTAAGGTTGAGGTCAACCAAGGTCAGCCACAGGTTGAGTACAAAGAGGCCATAACCACTGCGGCAGACCACAGAGAGGTCTACAAAAAGCAAACGGGTGGTCGCGGTAAATTTGCCGATATTGTATTTACCATGGAGCCTGCCGAAGAAGGTAAGCAAGGTCTTGAGTTCGTCAACGAGATCAAGGGTGGTAACATTCCGAAAGAATACATTCCATCTGTTGAGAAAGGATTTAAGGAGGCCATGAAGAATGGTCCATTGGCCGGTTTTGAGATGGATAGCATGAAGGTTACCTTGAAAGATGGGTCTTTCCACCCCGTGGATTCAGACTCGCTATCTTTTGAGTTGGCTGCAAAGTTAGGTTACAAAGAGGCCGCCAAAAAAGCGCGGGCCGTACTTATGGAGCCCATTATGAAGTTGGAAGTGCTTACCCCTGAAGAGAACATGGGTGACATTGTGGGCGATTTGAACCGTAGAAGGGGCCAGGTCAACAATATGGACGATCGTGCCGGTTCTAAGGTTATTAAGGCAGAAGTTCCTTTGGCCGAAATGTTTGGCTATGTAACCTCGTTGAGGACCCTTTCTTCGGGTCGTGCGACCTCTACCATGGAGTTTTCGCATTATGCCGAAACGCCTCCGAACATTGCAGAAGAAGTGATTAAGGCCGCTAAAGGAGTGACAACCGTTTAA
- the rpsG gene encoding 30S ribosomal protein S7, whose amino-acid sequence MRKRQAKKRPLLPDPRFNDQLVTRFVNMMMWDGKKSLAFKIFYDAIDIVEEKKTDDEKSGLEIWKDALSNVMPHVEVRSRRVGGATFQIPMQIRPDRKISTAMKWLITFARKRNEKSMAQKLASEILAAAKEEGAAVKKRVDTHKMAEANKAFSHFRF is encoded by the coding sequence ATGAGAAAAAGACAGGCAAAGAAAAGGCCGTTGTTGCCAGATCCCAGGTTCAACGACCAGCTAGTGACCCGATTCGTCAACATGATGATGTGGGACGGTAAAAAATCATTGGCCTTCAAAATCTTTTACGATGCCATCGATATCGTGGAAGAAAAAAAGACCGATGATGAAAAATCAGGATTGGAGATTTGGAAGGATGCCCTTTCAAATGTAATGCCCCATGTTGAGGTGAGAAGCCGTCGTGTAGGGGGCGCCACATTCCAGATTCCCATGCAAATTCGACCAGATCGTAAAATCTCGACTGCAATGAAGTGGTTGATAACTTTTGCCCGCAAGCGAAACGAGAAATCAATGGCCCAAAAGTTGGCATCAGAGATTTTGGCTGCGGCAAAAGAAGAGGGCGCAGCCGTTAAGAAAAGGGTTGATACCCATAAAATGGCAGAAGCCAACAAAGCATTCTCTCACTTTAGATTCTAG
- the rpsL gene encoding 30S ribosomal protein S12 yields the protein MPTISQLVRKGRATITKKSKSAALDSCPQRRGVCTRVYTTTPKKPNSAMRKVARVRLTNGKEVNAYIPGEGHNLQEHSIVLVRGGRVKDLPGVRYHIVRGALDTAGVAGRTQRRSKYGAKQPKK from the coding sequence ATGCCAACAATTTCACAATTAGTAAGAAAAGGAAGGGCCACAATTACCAAGAAGAGTAAATCGGCTGCTTTGGATTCTTGCCCACAGCGAAGAGGTGTGTGCACCCGTGTGTACACCACCACGCCAAAAAAACCAAACTCGGCCATGCGAAAAGTGGCTAGGGTTAGGTTGACCAATGGCAAAGAGGTGAACGCCTACATTCCCGGTGAGGGGCACAATCTGCAAGAGCACTCGATAGTATTGGTAAGGGGCGGAAGGGTGAAAGATTTGCCAGGTGTTCGGTATCATATCGTGCGTGGCGCCCTTGACACAGCAGGTGTTGCGGGTAGAACACAGCGTAGGTCGAAGTACGGAGCAAAACAGCCCAAAAAGTAA